Proteins encoded within one genomic window of Bos indicus isolate NIAB-ARS_2022 breed Sahiwal x Tharparkar chromosome 23, NIAB-ARS_B.indTharparkar_mat_pri_1.0, whole genome shotgun sequence:
- the LOC139178870 gene encoding olfactory receptor 9G1-like, translating to MKRSNYTVMNFILVGFTTDPRMQLVLFVVFLGVYSMTVLANTSLIVLICNDSRLHTPMYFFIGNLSFLDLWYSSVYTPKILVTCISEDKSISFAGCVAQFFFSGGLAYSECYLLAAMAYDRYMTISKPLIHSQAMSIKLCAFLVASSYLGGFTNCSIITKRTFSMNFCNDNAIDDFFCDLLPLVKLACGKKNGYQALMYFLLASNVITPAVFIFASYLFIIATILRICSTQGRLKAFSTCSSHLISVTLYYGSILCIYSHPRSNYSFDSDQIVSTFYTVVFPMLNPMIYSLRNKDVKEAMNKLFK from the coding sequence ATGAAGAGAAGCAATTACACAGTGATGAACTTCATCCTGGTGGGCTTCACGACAGACCCCAGGATGCAGCTGGTCCTGTTTGTGGTGTTCCTTGGTGTCTACTCTATGACTGTGCTAGCAAACACTTCCCTCATAGTGCTGATTTGTAATGACTCCCGActgcacacacccatgtatttTTTCATTGGGAATCTATCTTTTCTGGATCTCTGGTATTCCTCTGTCTACACTCCAAAGATCTTAGTGACCTGCATCTCTGAAGACAAGAGCATTTCCTTTGCTGGCTGTGTAGCCCAATTCTTCTTCTCTGGTGGGCTGGCGTACAGTGAATGCTACCTGTTGGCCGCCATGGCTTATGACCGCTATATGACCATCTCAAAGCCACTTATTCATTCTCAGGCCATGTCCATAAAACTCTGTGCATTCTTGGTAGCTAGCTCATACCTTGGTGGCTTTACTAACTGTTCTATCATCACCAAAAGAACATTTAGCATGAACTTCTGTAATGACAATGCAATTGATGACTTTTTTTGTGATTTGCTTCCCCTGGTGAAGTTAGCTTGTGGCAAGAAGAATGGCTACCAGGCTCTGATGTATTTCCTCCTGGCCTCTAATGTCATCACCCCTGCTGTGTTTATATTTGCTTCCTACCTCTTCATCATTGCCACCATCTTGAGGATCTGCTCCACTCAGGGCCGCCTcaaggccttctccacctgctcctcccacctgATCTCTGTCACCTTGTACTATGGCTCCATTCTCTGCATCTACTCTCATCCACGCTCTAACTATTCTTTTGATAGTGACCAAATAGTTTCTACATTTTACACTGTGGTGTTTCCTATGTTGAACCCCATGATCTACAGCTTGAGAAATAAGGATGTGAAAGAGGCCATGAATAaactctttaaataa